TGAGCGAACCAGATCTTGCTGGCTATCGTCGCTCCGCTCCTCAACCAGAAGATCATCGTTCGGTAGAGAATGACCATTTGCCGGTTCCTTTTTCTTAAAGCGTCCTGAATCCAAGTGATTCGGCAACGAAGGCGGGCAGGTTTTCAATCGTGATGGCCGGGTTGGCTTCATCATAGGTTGACAGCCGTAGGGACTCGGGCTGAAGGGAGCGTCCTGTGAAGGGTAGGACGGCTTCTTCGATTTTGTCCCCAATACGCCGTTTCAATCCCTGTAATCCTAATCCTGCGCTTGGATGGCCTGAACAGGAATTAGGGCAACCGGAGATCAGAAGGTTATCCGTCAGCTGCCGAAGGATCTTAAGCTTTTCCGGCGTATCTGCCGGGAGAAGTGCATCCATTTTTTCTGAGATGGTATCAGCCAAAGCTGGAGCGGACAGAACCCCGATTTTGCACACGGAGGATCCAACACAGGTGGTGATATGTCCCCGGAATGAGCGGAGCGTCAAGTCCAGCCCCGGGAAATTCTCGATAAGCCGGTTGTATAGGGCTGGCAAGGATGTCTCAGATACAGGGCCCAGAAGCAGATCCTGACTCCTCATGAGCCGCAGGAAACTTCCCCCAAAGTCCTCTGCAATTCCAGCTAGACGCCGGCATTGTTCGGGAGTGAGATTGCCATAGGGGACATAAAGACGAACCGTAACCTGGTCAGTTCCCAGTCGAGTGTGGCCCACGGCGTGACGTTTCCATACCTCGTAACCTGCTTGTAATGGAAGTCCTGCAGGTATTCTTTTGCGCCGGTTAGCCAATGCCGCATAGTCGGGGCTGGGCGGAAGAATAGGGGGATCCCAAGTGTTTCTCTCGAAATAGAAATGAAACAGACGGGCAAAGTCCTGCGCACCTCTATTCTTGAGTACATACCTGAGCCGGGCCTGATGTCGGTTAACACGGTCTCCCTGGTCGCTGAAGAGATTAAGCATCGCCAAAGTACACCTAATAAACTGGTCGTGAGGGAGGAACTCAATCAGCTTAATTCCCAAGCCGCTATCCCGCCCCATGCCGCCGCCGCCATAGACGGTGAAGCCGCGTTTTTCACCGGCGGTCACGGCAAGAAACCCAAGATCCTGCGCAGCAGCCAGAAATGCCTCGGAAGGTTTCGAGAAAACCCCGACTTTGAATTTTCTGGGTAGCAGGAATGCCTCTGGTCGGTTGGCAAGGATCCGATGGATAGCCTCAGCATAGGGGAGGACATCAAAAGCCTCATCCCGTGCCAGGCCGCTGTCTGCTGAAATGAGAATGTTGCGATAGGTATTTCCTCCGCCTCCCTTGAACGGAAGGCCGATCGCATGGCATTGGATCATCGTTTCAACGATTTTCTCCACGGCCACATCATGTAACTGGATGGCCTGCCGGCTGGAAAGATGACCCAATGGGATGTTGTTCTTCTCCATCACATCAGCCAGATCGCGCAAAGCAGTTGCAGCGAGGTGGCCACCCGTGATCCGGACGCGAAGCATGAACTGGGCATTG
The nucleotide sequence above comes from bacterium. Encoded proteins:
- a CDS encoding nitrite/sulfite reductase, which translates into the protein MSTSKQNGNGPLYNDLEAAIAGYTAGTLNSNQLKPVLAPFGIYEQRNAQFMLRVRITGGHLAATALRDLADVMEKNNIPLGHLSSRQAIQLHDVAVEKIVETMIQCHAIGLPFKGGGGNTYRNILISADSGLARDEAFDVLPYAEAIHRILANRPEAFLLPRKFKVGVFSKPSEAFLAAAQDLGFLAVTAGEKRGFTVYGGGGMGRDSGLGIKLIEFLPHDQFIRCTLAMLNLFSDQGDRVNRHQARLRYVLKNRGAQDFARLFHFYFERNTWDPPILPPSPDYAALANRRKRIPAGLPLQAGYEVWKRHAVGHTRLGTDQVTVRLYVPYGNLTPEQCRRLAGIAEDFGGSFLRLMRSQDLLLGPVSETSLPALYNRLIENFPGLDLTLRSFRGHITTCVGSSVCKIGVLSAPALADTISEKMDALLPADTPEKLKILRQLTDNLLISGCPNSCSGHPSAGLGLQGLKRRIGDKIEEAVLPFTGRSLQPESLRLSTYDEANPAITIENLPAFVAESLGFRTL